The stretch of DNA CACTCACCTCCCGTTGCTCAGCCAAAAACTCCCAGTCGGCCGCTGGAGACCGTGCTTCCGCCCCACGCTGCCTCACCGCCTGCGCCCGCCGTTCGGAAGGACCCCACAGGCGCCGCGGTCGCGTTTCTTCCCGGGAGGGCAGCCCTCTGCCTGTGGACCAGCTCGGAGGAATCCCGGCTGCGGACACAAGAACCTGAGAAGAGGAACTGAGGGTCCCCAAACCACGGTGTGGGCTGCTCCAAAGAAACCGAGGCCTGAGGAGGCGTGAATCTGATCAGGCGCCTCGGGGCCACCCTGACCGGGGGGCCTTCGGGGCGATCACGTGGGAGGCTGTTGTAGCAGTTGCTAGGCAACCACAGCTGCTGGGCGTGGTCTACGCTGAGCTGACTTCGTCCGGCAGTATCTGGGTatccccaaagaaagaaagaaaggaaaccgAGGCCCCGGCTGCTGGGGTGAAGGTCAGAGGGCAGGAGGATTAAGTGTTCTAGATTTTCAGTGACTGGGAAAGGCTCAGAACTAGGCAGGAGTCAGGACacctgagttcagttcctggccAGCCCACCCTACTTCTTGGTCTTTCGCTTACCCATGTTAGGGTGGAGGGTTGGTTTTAGACCTCCTGCTTccgtgttggggcttccctggtggctcagacggtaaagaatctgcctgcagtgctggagacctgggtcaggaaaatgccctggaggaggaaatggcaacccactccagtattcttgcctgggagatcccagggactgaggagttTGGTGGGGATGACTTCGCCACGTGATCTTTAGCTAATAGCTCGGAGCAGCAGTAGTAAGGTTTAGAAGGGTCTCACAGCAGTAAATGCGGATCCAAGATTAAAACTCATATAGGTGATCTCTCTATAGAACGAATTAATCAGCCTCAGATATGCGGAAGTTGCAGAAGTACATAGACAGAACTAAAGAGGTTGCCCAAGTACCTAGAGATTTATGCTTCAGCCTTGGGCTGGACAGAGGGATTTGAAAACCAGAATCATTAAGCCCCTTCCTCTGTCGCGTCTGCTTGATTTCCTGCTCAATCATTGCATCTGGTTTCGGGTGGAAAGTATCTTTCCTCCTTAAAAGACATTTAAGGatgggtgcttccctggtggctcagatcgtaaagaatctgcctgcagtgtgggagacccgggttggatccctggatggggaacataacactggagaagggaatggcaacccactccagtattcttgcctggagaattccatggacagagccgccttcagttcagttaagtgcagtcgctcagtcgtttccgactctttgcgaccccacgaaccgcagcacgtcaggcttccctgtccaacaccaactcctggagtccacccaaacccatgtccatcgagtcgatgataccatccaagagctgcctggtgggctacaatccatgaggtcgcagctGTGACAGGACAGAACGACTAATGCTTAACTTAGCAATGGGTGAATTTTTATCCCTGGGCTCAAGAATAGCTTACAGTAGTTCTGATTTTGTGAGGGCCTCTATCGCAACTTGTATATAGTGAGTCCTTGTGGAAATGTGAAGGAACTAAATTCTGAAATCAAAATGCTTCCTCAGCCAAAGCAccaatactaaaatatttttagagacagaataaaaaagaatgaaaaattgctatttaaaacaatatggatggacctagagggtgtTATGCTAAGGTGTTATAGGGTATTACAGGGTATTTTAAGACAGAGAAAGttaaatactgcatgatttcacttatatgtgaaatctaaaaaacaaaacaaggaaaacagaaagattCACAGATACTGAGAACACACTGGTGGTTGCTACAGGGGAAGGTAGCGGGGAGGAATGGATGAAAtagattaagaggcacaaacttccagccATAAGATATATTGTTATGAGAATGTAACATACAAAATAGGGAAtaagtcaataatattgtaataactctTAAATTatgacagatggtaactaaacATTGTGGTGATCATCTggtaatgtatataaatgttgaattactgtgttgtacacctgaaactaatataacatttaaTGTCAAttaaattccaattaaaaaatattttcagaggcAGAGAACAAAATTAAGATAAGGCACTAAATTGAAAGTCAAGACTGTTTTCGGCGACAACAAATCTTAAGTAAGACCTCACTGTGTGACTCAGCTCCCCTCTGTAAAACAGAGAACTAGATTTTTTTAACACCCCCCAAGATAAGTGACTAGATGTCCAGAGTGCTTTGGGGTCGTTTTGTTGGCTGGCAAAGAATCCAGATGCAAACGCCCACTACCCCCCCATCCCTGATATTCGTCTTCTGTTTGACATTCATTTCCTTTGCCTTCCTAGGCAGgggccatgaaaaggaatgacgTCATCAACTTCAAGGCTTTGGAGAAAGAGCTGCAGGCTGCACTCATTGCTGATGAGAAGTACAAACGGGAGAATGCTGCCAAGTTACGGGCAGTGGAACAGAAGGTAGCTTCCTATGAGGAATTCAGGTCAGCTTAATGCCATTTTTCTCAGGCTCTCCTGTTCTGGTTTACTATAGTGGATAAAAGCATGCACCTGGCCTCAGACCATTCTGGGCTCAGTCTTAGCCCTACCTTCTGCTacctgtgtgctgctgctgctgctaagtcacttcagtcatgtccgactctgtgtgaccccatagacggcagcccaccaggctcccccgtccctgggattctccaggcaagaacactggagtgggttgccatttccttctccaacgcatgaaagtgaaaagtgaaagtgaagtcgctcagtcgagtccgaccctcagcgaccccatggactgcagcctaccaggctcctctgtccatgggattttccaggcaggagtactggagtggggtgccattgccttctctggctaccTGTGTGATCTTATGCAAATTATTTTCCCTATCTGAGCCActattcctcatctgtaagagagTGTAACTATTGTCATGATTAAACGTTATTGCACATAAGATTCTGAGCACGATACCTAACACATGGGAAGTGCTCAAAAGTTATCAGTtacttttgctgttatttttctcatatgGGCTTGCCAACAGATCCAGCCTGTTTCATGCAGAGTCCAGCCACCTCATACTTACAGGCAGCATAAAGTCCATCCCCTAATCTCTGGCCTTTGCCCATAGGGGTATCGTCCTTGCATCACATCTGAAGCCGCTGGAACAGAAGGACAAGATGGGAGGAAAGAGGCCTGTGCCCTGGAACTGTCACACTAGTCAGGGAAGGCCCTCCCAGGATGAAACCAATGAACTCTCCCTGGTAGGTGAGGCCCAGCAGGAATCTCTGCCCTCAGCCTCCCATCCTATCTTACAACACATAGGTTTTCCTTGTGTCTCATGTAAAGCCAACGGAAACAACCTTCTGCCTCCagttccagaaagaaaagcaaccgGTGGGTGATGAAGCCCACACCTGCCAGATCAAGTCAGAAAGGTGTACTTGGCAGGCCCCTGTCCATCAGCCCTTGGCTTGCATTCCCAGATCACATTTGGGGTGCCCTGCCTTGGGTTATATGGTAGAGAATCTGATCCTCTCGCAGGGTTGGGAAGGAGATACAGCCTGTCAAACCCTGAACACTtgagttcttttttctcctcctgaAGTTTCCAAatacctcccaccccaccctgctcaGAGTGAAGTCTGACTTACACTTGTAGAACAGGGCTATGTCCACACTCATCAGTAGGAAAGTCCTGGTACAGCTGAGAATCTCACATCATGGCCTGCATTTTTTCCTCTTGggatcctccctccccatcccatcccctgtTCCTTCATCTGAAAATGAGGCCCACAGGGACTGCGGCCTTGCCAGTGCTCAGAGACCAATACCAGAACTGAAAACCCATGGGTTCCCCTTGCTGTCACAGAGCAGTTGGAAGAGCTCTGcactctctttcccttcctttgtgACCCAGGAGAAAACGCTCTTCCAGCCTGAGACCTCAGCCGAGTTCTACCGTGACTGGCGGCGACACTTGCACAGCGGGCCAGAGCGCTATGAGGCCCTGCTGCAGCTCGGGGGCCCGAAGCTGGGCCGCCTCTTCCAGATGGACGTGGGGTTTGGACTTCTAGGGGAGATGCTGGTGGCGCTGGCTGATCACGTGAGGCCTGCTGATTGCTGGGCGGTGCTGGGGATCCTGCACAGCCTGGCCAGCACTGGGCGCTTCACCCTGAACCTGAGCCTGATGAGCcgtgcagagagagagagctgcaGAGCCTTGTTTCAGAAGTTGCAGGCCATGGGCACCCCCAGCTCGGAGGGGCAGGGTCTGGGGGAGCAGCCGGGTGGGCTTCAGGAGGAGGAGGGTCTGCTGCAAGAGCTGCTGATGCTATACCACGTGGACTGATGGGACCATTTACCTTCAGAGGCCCCCACTGGTCATCAGAGGCATTTTTTGATGGTCTTGGGGGCTCTGCGGGACTCTAATCAGAAACCCACACTGGATTCCCTTTTGGATTTAGAATTTTCACAACCAAAGCAGGAACTgaattttcacttttcccccagCCCCTTGGGGGCTTCATATTCTGAACTTTGTAGATCTACAGGATGGTCAAGGGCCAAGCTGAAAGACTTTTGCTTTCCACCCTTAGAGCCTGCCAGTCTGCTAGCCCATGGCCCTGAGATATGGGTGAGCACCCAACCAAACACTGGTACCACCCATTGCAGCCTCCACTCAAAACAAGGAAAAACCAAAATTGTTAATCCTCCGTGGTTAACAAATACTGATCtccatagttctttttttttaaattgatttttattggagtatagttgccttacaatgttgttagtttcctctgtatagcaaagtgaatcacttatatatatatgtattagatttccttcccatttaggtgaccacagagcattgagtagagttacctgtggtatacagtagattctcattagttatctattttatacatagtagtctaCATAtggtcaatcccaatctcccagttcatcctccATAGCCCTTAAACAAGAGTATTCATCACCAGAAACCAATGAATGGACATTTAGTCAATAAATGATCAAATGCTACCTCATTTGAAGTGGAATATTTTTCTCCAGGGGCTGAGTTCCCATGCAGGTTGGGCCTGAGAAAGCCCCAAGCCTTCAGCTCAGGCCTGGCCAGCCTCCAGGTATCTTCAGATGGCCCGATGTGCAGGTGGGAGGGTTTCCTTCAACTCTCAGATTAACCAAAGGGAAGACCTTTccaccaggcaggcaggcagggcagagCCTGAAGCAGAAGGGCAGAGATTTTCCCGAACTTGTACCTGGGCCCTTGTTTCTTCTCCTGGCTTCCCCTGACCCAGTGTTCTAGAATGCTAGAGTTCTAGAAAGGGGAGAGGGAGCCAGATTCTAGAATGGTTTTCTCCTCAAGATCACATCTGGAACATGAGAAGGGCATCTTGTATGTTAACTAGGAATCAACTGCCTTGCCTATGGCAGCTTCCTCTGCAGactgttgcttcttttcctgGCTGCTTAATCCTTTCCTCATATAGATGCCTCCTCCCAGCAGTGATTGCTAGAAGCCCCATAGGCCTTTAGTGCCTCGGGTTTGCCCCCACCCCCTCTGACCCTTCCCTTGCACAGGCATGAACCTGGCCCACACCACTGTGCTCCTGTGGGCGTGGGGGAGCCTCCAGGCCTTTGAAATAGTGGAGAAAGAGAACATCTTTCAGAGGACCCCCTGCCCGGCTTTCCTGATGTTTGACAACGCGGCCTACCTGACCGACATGAGCTTCGAGCTCCCCTGCCCCTGCAAGCCGGAGGAGGTGTCCGCTGTCGTTTGGTACTATCAGAAGCACCTGGGCAGCAGCCACACCAAAGTGCTGACGGACTTTGATGGGCGGGTGCTGACGGAGGCCGCCCAGGTGCGCGTGGGCAGCGACATGCTGGTCCGCTTCAGCATCCGCATGTTCAGCCTCTTAGTCTTCCGGGCGCAGCCGGAAGACTCCGGGTTGTATTTTTGCGGCACGCGCAAGGGGGACTACTTTTACGCCTATGACGTGGACATCCAGAGCAGTGAGGGGATGGTGGCTACCTTCAAGGACCAGGGCCAGGAACCCTTGGAAGACGAGTACCACGGGAGCCTCCGCGTCTTCACCACCTTCTGGGAGTGGACCCCCTGCGACCGCTGCGGGGTGCGCGGGGAGCAGTGGCGTATCGGTCTGTGCTACCTGCAGAGCCCGGACCTCTCTCCCCGCTACCGCAAGATACTGCCCAACGTGGTGTCTTGCGGTTCGAGAGCTGTGCCCAGGCAGCTCCGGGCCAAGGCCAGCGACCACAACCCCGAGCTGCTGGTTCGGAGCTGCCTGATGCCCTGCGAGAAGAAGAAGGTCCAGGAGGGCGTGATGGCCATCTTCAACTATGTGTCCAAAGTGGGCAGCCGGCCCTGGTTGCCTCAGGTGCCCATTCAGTTCCACCAGCAGAGGCTGGGCCATGGACTCATCATCTCCTGCCCCGGGGCCCGGCCAGAGCACGCAGTGGCCTGGGACAAGGACCACCAGTACCTCTACCGCACGCAGTACCTGAAGGGCGTCAATGGGTCCATGAGGGTGTTCATCGACCACGGCAACCATCTTCACATCCGCTTCACCCAGCTGGAAGACCGGGGCATCTACTATTGCTGGCGGCAGGGCGAGCGCATTGCTGGGTTCCGACTGGGCGTGACATCTCCAGGTCGCTACCCGGTCTCCTTCTCTGACCCCGAGACTCGGGCCGCCCTGGGGCTCATTCTGATAGGCTACATGCTCATCACGGTCATCTTTATCAGCATTCACCTTTGTCGTTGCTGCTGTTACTTATTCCGTTTTTGTCCCAACTTCTCCCCCAGGCTCTCTCGCCCCCAGCTCTGAAGACCAGCTGTGCTCAAATGTGTTTGTTAAATGGTACCAGATGCCTCTGGTTGGGGGCGGGGCATGCGAACCTGCCCCCCATTTTCGTGAGCAAGTCTGGAACCTCATCTGGGAAGCAGGGAAGCCTGAGCAGGTGGGAGATGGGGAACTGAGTCCAGGATGGAAGTAGTCGGAGTGCACGTGTCTTCTGACTTCATGCTTAGAGAAGGAAGAAGGTAACCTAATATTTATCTGCTATCTGGTGTTGACTGTGTTTGATGTGCTTTATTTTCTTGCCTTCGTGGATTGCCAAGTGGGTGCTGTTTGAACTGAAGGtagcagagagaggaagaaaagagttgGGGTACCTAGTATATCCTCTTTGTCTTCTTTCCCAGCCTCATCCCAGGACCAGCAGGTAGAAATGGTGAGTTTGGGAATAAAGGTAGAGACCAGGACAGGAGAAATGGGtgaggaaagtggagagtgaattcAGGGCTTTCCTGAGAGATGGCACCCAGCCTGGGGCTGGAGGTGAGAAGAGGAGCCAGAAGCAAAGGCAGTGGGTGCATGGGGCACCAGGGCTGGAGAGCAGAGCAGGGTTGGAGGTGGGATTTGTCATGTGGCCATTTCTGGGGATGCTGGGAGCCCCAAGATGATCAGTGATAAGAAGCAAGTTGTGTCTTGCCTGAGGCTGCTTCCTGTCCTCTGCTCCAGCCTCAGCCTCCGCTGAACAGATCAGAGTCCACTCTGGGGAAGGCCACAGCAGTTGTCTTTATTTGTTGCATTTATGTCAGTGACTAAAGCCCGCAGCAATGCCCCAAAGGTTAGCAGCAGTGGGTGGCAGGAGGGAATGGGGGAAGGGTATGCAGTTAAGTCCCTCTGACTTGGACGGAGATGGGGACCCTGGAGTGGGCTTCAGAGCCCCACTTGTGGGCACTGATCATCTCATGCCCACTAGTCTCCCTGTGAACAGCAGAACAGGTACTCAGGGTGAAAGTGTCTGCCCCAAGCTTTCCTGCCTCCAGGCTGCGGGAACACAAACCAGTGTCTTCACTCTGCATGGGCCTCAGGTtccaaatcataaaataaaatgctacctAAAACATGGGGAGGTGGGTATGTTTTGTATTTGACTAAGAGGGGACTACAGGGGCCTTGGTTTAGGGAAGAGCAGTGATCACTGTGGGGAGAGGAGGTTGGGTGGCAACAGAGGCTTCGCCTAGCAGTGTTTCCTGGGTCAGGTGGCAGTTGCAGGGGCTCACAGGCCTGGATGGACAAGGTTTACAAAGCAAGGAAAGGGCCTTGAGGGCTGGGACAAAGCAGGCCCCACTCCCATGAACAGCAGCCTCTTCCTTTCCTGTGTCAGCATCTTCAAGAGGATAAGACACTTTCTTGATTCCCACGACCCAAAGGCCAAGTGTAACTGCTCACCCACGACCCCAACTCTGATGTCTAGCATCATCCCAAGCGCTGCCCCCACCATCTCTACCTGCTCACTCCAGCCTGTATTGGAGTCCTCCTGGGCTTGACCTCTCTGTACCCACAGCAATGGACAAGGCCCCCTTCTACTCCCTCCCAGCACCCCTTTCCTCTGCACTTACACTATACTTCCCCCAAGCACAGAGAATCAAGCTCACACGGGCCCACGGCATGCCCATGTGGCAGCTCAGTGGGCCTGAGACACTCGACGCATCGCTCAGGAGGCCCCTCTGCGATCTGAGCAGGCCAGGAATTCTGTCTGCTGACTCTCCCAGTTGGCAGGATAGCCCCACCTACCCTCAGACTGGTCAGAGTCAGTCTAGAAGAATAAGCCTCTGGCCAAGGCCACCTTGCCTTGGGGACTTCCTCTGCTTGTCTCAGACTCTCAGTTTTCCTCTAGCAGCTCAAGGAAACTCGAAGGCCCCATTCTGGAGGCCCCAGACACCTCCAGCTCTGGCAACAGTTGCCATGACAACAGAGGTTCGGGATACGGAGGGCAGGGTGATTTATGAGGTCTCTCTGCCCTCCCcgctttctctcctccctcccaattCTAGCCCAAGCTGCTGGCCGTGCCCCTTCAGGCCACCCTTTGGGGTGAGTGCCCTGTTAGTGTTGCTGGGTGTGGGGTGGGTGCTGTCTGACAGGCTTAATGCTGCTGGAGCCTAGGGTGGCAAGCTGGCATAGAGATGGAGCAGGAAGAGGAGCAACTGGATTGGGTGGGAACTCAATTCTGGGGAAATTAACTAGCAGAGAAGGGACAGCTACCCTGACTCCTGCTGCAGATGCCTCACACGGTGGGGCAGTGACCGCCAGATGAGTCCTGCTCACATCACATCCTTGTGCTCCTGCTTGGACTCCTTAATGACCTGAAGGGGACACAGAAGGTGCCACAGTTAGGAGCTCACACAGACTCCAGGTCCACCACAGTTAGGCAATGTGACCTGGGACAAGTTCCCAGCCTTCCAACTTTTCTATGATAGTAACCGGAATGCCGCCACGCGGCAGTCAGAGGGGGAAACGAGCTAATCCTGTCAAACATCTAGCAAACATCCGCCTGGCACATGCTGAGCTGCCGTTGTAAGCTTAGCTAGTTTTGTTGCTGGTACGGTGGGGAGGGGATATGCCCAATCTCCTCTTCCCATTCTTCTGCCAGGTCCCTTTCACCAAGCTGAAAGTTGAAAGTTGGGAGTGAAAGTtactaattttctttctctctcccccaggCCTGTGGGGGCATCTGAGTCTGAGggtgagaaagggagaaagaaagcgAATCAGGACCCTGTCCCGTGGCCTAAGCATCTAGGCTGCCCTTAGTGTAGGGACTGGGGAATGGAATTATATCCgggctccttcccctcctccagagCCTCCCAGAGGAACTCTTGGGAGGTATGGAGAACCTTCTATATGCCAGTCTAGGCTTTCTCCCGGAGCCTTCTGGGACCAGAATCTTGGGCCTGCCCTCCTCACCTCTCCATCCCGCATCTCCACGGTCTTCACCACAATGTTCCTCTTGAGGTGGCCTTCTGACACGGACTTGGTGTCCAGGCTGGTTTCTGAAGACATGAGGAGAGGAGGCCTCCATAGGTTCTCAGAGCCCTAGACATCCTCTCCCACCCTTGGTTTCTCCCTGAGACCCCTAATCGTGAGTACAAAAGCCAATCCAACCAGAGAAGTCCTAGGCTCTCCCAGAGGGGCTGGCAACCTCCTGAGTCCCCACAGTGCCAAGCAAGCCCTCACTGCCCTGCTTGCTGTCTTGGCCTGGCTGCATTTCAGCCCCTCTGCAGTCCCTCACCTGGCCCCTGGCTCCCTGGCAACCCAGCATCATGCCAAGGAAAGAGCATGTGGTTATTGAAGTCAGGCAGGCCAGAGCTTGAGTCCCAGCTCAGCCACATGACTCTGGGTAAGTTAATTTACCTCTTCCaaactcagtgtcctcatctacaaaatggggatgCTGCTGCCTACTTCTCTAGGTGGAAGTAGTGAGTCAGTTAACTGAAATAATGTGTTTAAAACAATGGGCACGGATTCAGTGTTCTATACGCATGGGTCCCTCTCCCATCCCTCTTCCCttttcctgcttctctctgccACTTCTCTAGGACCCTTTTCTGTCTGGCATGTGGCAGTATTGCCTCTACCTGGCCTGCTGGTTAACTCTTCTGATACTGAACTAAGCCCTAGGACATGCATAGCTAGTGTTCCTAAATTTCTAGTCCAGAAGAATTATATTTTCCCTCAGCTGAGAATTGAGGGCCACATACAAGTAAGAAGTAATTTATTCCCCCtgcagagagaaaaatataatatgtCACACTCACTAATGTTTACTATTAAGAGCAGGGGACATAAAACTTTATTCACTCCAAGAGCAGCAATCTAGAGGGAAATAATCCTCTGGGCTGAATCAGCCCTGAGCTGAACAACCGAGGCTCAGGGAAAGAGGAATCAGGCCAAGAGCCTGGCCGCCAGGCACCGTGAGACTCTAGGGGCCCTCCCAGTGATGGGAAGAGGTGAGGCAGAAGCTGGTGTTTGCTCAGAGGCCCAGAGCATCTCAGCTGAGTGCCTGAGGACTTAGCACCTTGAACACCGGCCAACTCTACTACTTTAATGTACATTTACCCTGTGCCAGGTCCTGGACTGGGTGCTGAGATTGCTGGGGAAATGACATAGGGTTGGCCCTTTAGGGAAACCTGGGAGGAGAGAGCTCAAGAAGATGGGGAGAGTGGGCTTGGTGAGCTTGCTCCCTATCAAGCTGAGAAAAGCACCATGTCTAAAAGGCAGGCAGCTAACCGAGAGCCGGCGGGGCTCCATCTACAACCTGGTGAGCCTGAATTGGTATAACTTGTATTGTGAGGCTTTTGAGATGTCTTGTGACCTTGTGACTTTCCCCTTCTTTG from Bos mutus isolate GX-2022 chromosome 19, NWIPB_WYAK_1.1, whole genome shotgun sequence encodes:
- the FAM187A gene encoding Ig-like V-type domain-containing protein FAM187A, with protein sequence MNLAHTTVLLWAWGSLQAFEIVEKENIFQRTPCPAFLMFDNAAYLTDMSFELPCPCKPEEVSAVVWYYQKHLGSSHTKVLTDFDGRVLTEAAQVRVGSDMLVRFSIRMFSLLVFRAQPEDSGLYFCGTRKGDYFYAYDVDIQSSEGMVATFKDQGQEPLEDEYHGSLRVFTTFWEWTPCDRCGVRGEQWRIGLCYLQSPDLSPRYRKILPNVVSCGSRAVPRQLRAKASDHNPELLVRSCLMPCEKKKVQEGVMAIFNYVSKVGSRPWLPQVPIQFHQQRLGHGLIISCPGARPEHAVAWDKDHQYLYRTQYLKGVNGSMRVFIDHGNHLHIRFTQLEDRGIYYCWRQGERIAGFRLGVTSPGRYPVSFSDPETRAALGLILIGYMLITVIFISIHLCRCCCYLFRFCPNFSPRLSRPQL
- the DNAAF19 gene encoding coiled-coil domain-containing protein 103 isoform X1, producing the protein MKRNDVINFKALEKELQAALIADEKYKRENAAKLRAVEQKVASYEEFRGIVLASHLKPLEQKDKMGGKRPVPWNCHTSQGRPSQDETNELSLEKTLFQPETSAEFYRDWRRHLHSGPERYEALLQLGGPKLGRLFQMDVGFGLLGEMLVALADHVRPADCWAVLGILHSLASTGRFTLNLSLMSRAERESCRALFQKLQAMGTPSSEGQGLGEQPGGLQEEEGLLQELLMLYHVD
- the DNAAF19 gene encoding coiled-coil domain-containing protein 103 isoform X2, which encodes MTSSTSRLWRKSCRLHSLLMRSTNGRMLPSYGQWNRRGIVLASHLKPLEQKDKMGGKRPVPWNCHTSQGRPSQDETNELSLEKTLFQPETSAEFYRDWRRHLHSGPERYEALLQLGGPKLGRLFQMDVGFGLLGEMLVALADHVRPADCWAVLGILHSLASTGRFTLNLSLMSRAERESCRALFQKLQAMGTPSSEGQGLGEQPGGLQEEEGLLQELLMLYHVD